CACGGTAACTATGGATATCATTTTTATAAATCATCATGTGATGCGGGCAGTTCATTGGACGTAAAACTAGTTCTTCGTTGTCCATTTTCATTGTTGGGAACATGTCTTCATGGTAATGATCCCAGTGACCGCTTGTTTTATAAAGCTCAACATTAGCCATAATTGGAGTGTAAACGTGATTGTAACCAAGGCGTTCTTCTTTATCCACAATGTAACGTTCGATAACGCGTCGAATAGTCGCACCTTTTGGCAACCAAAGTGGTAAGCCTTGACCAACTTCAATACTATTTGCAAATAAATCTAGTTCTTTACCTAGTTTACGATGGTCACGTTCTTTCGCTTCTTTTTGCATTTGGATAAATTCTTTTAAGCCATTTTTATCGAAGAAAGCTGTACCGTAAATACGTTGTAGCATTTTGTTGTTACTATCGCCACGCCAGTATGCACCAGCCACGCTAAGTAGCTTGAACACTTGAATTTTACCAGTGGAAGGAACATGGACTCCGCGACAAAGGTCGAAAAATTCACCTTGTGTATAAATTGTCACTGTTTCATCTTCTGGGATTGCTTCGATAAGTTCTAATTTATATTGATCTCCAATTGCTTTGAAACGTTTAATTGCTTCTTCGCGAGAAACAACTTCGCGCTCAATTGGAACATTTTCACGCACAATTTTTTGCATTTCTTTTTCAATTTCAACAAGAGATTCATCGCTAATAACTGCCTCAGTATCAATATCATAATAGAAACCAGATTCAATCGCTGGGCCAACACCAAATTTCACATCTGGATAAAGGCGTTTCAAGGCTTGAGCCATTAAATGAGCTGTACTGTGACGCAAAATGCCAAGCGCATCTTCATGGTCTGGTGTTACGATTTCGATTGCTCCGTCTTCGTGGATTGGTGTTACTAAATCAAGTAACTCCCCGTTTAATTTACCTGCGAGTGCTTTCTTTTTTAGCCCTGGGCTGATAGAGGCAGCAATATCTGCTGTTGAAACGCCTGGCTCAAATTCTTTTACTGCACCGTCTGGAAATGTGATTTTCATACTAATCTCTCCTTTTCTTTTTTTAGTGTGGTTAGGAGGGCAAAATAAAAAACCCATCCCTCCTGTTGTCAAGGGACGAGTTTATGCTCGTGGTTCCACCCAAGATTTAGAAATAGCAAAAAAATAACTACTTCACTCTTGTCGCCTATAACGGAGCGAACCGTCTATTATTACTAGTTAAAAACGTTCCTAATAGAAGTTCCAAGGTGGTCCAAATTTAAGTTCCAATAGAAGGTTCCCAGCTAGCCCTTCCTCTCTAAAATTTTCCGTTAAATCGGTTGTCCTTTTCATCACTTTGTTTTATATTACTTCACATTATAAGCCCGATTAAACATATTTGCAAGCACTTTTTAGAAACGGCGATTTTTACCTTCTAAGTTAACCTCTTTCGACAAATAGCGCACGCGTTCCATGATTCGGCGAGCTTTTAGTTTTTCTTCCGTGCCATTTTGGGCAAACATTAAATGATTTTCTAGTTGATCCATGTTGTAATTTGAGGAGAAGAAAGTGGGTAATTCCTCTTGCATCCGGAATTGTAAAATCGCACCCAATACTTCATCACGCGTCCAAGCGGTCATCGATTCTGCGCCGATATCATCGAGCATTAGCACTTCTGTTTCTTTCGCAAATTGAATTTTTTCACCGACTGTATTGTCAGAAATAGACTGTTTCACTTCGCGCATGAACTCGGGTAAATAAACAAGTGTCGATGAGATTCCTTTCAAAGCAAGCTCTTTTGCAAGGGCTCCAAGTAAGTAGGATTTTCCGGTTCCAAAGCTACCATGAATAAATAAGCCTTTGACACGCTCGCCACTTTTTGGAGGGTAATTATTTAAGAATTGATACGCTTCCACAAGCGCCAATTGACGCGATTCTTCATCGGTATAAAAGTCCGCTAAGTTCGCATCCACTACTTGCTTAGGCATATAAAGAGAACGAATTCTTCGCTCAACTGCGCGGCGTTTATCTTCTTCTATTTTCTCTTTCGTCGGATAATAGGTGACAGTGATGAATTCCCCATTAAGGACAAGTTTTGGCGCATAGCCGGGCATTAAGGTTTCTTCCTGTTCCGTGAATTTTTTGTGTTGTGTCATGAATTCATATAAATTGGACAAGTTTTGATTAACTAATTGCTCGGTAACTTCTTCTTTATGTTCTTTGAAAAAGTCTTGAATTGGTTGATAATGGAGAACTTGTTGTTTTAAACCTTGGTATTCTTTTTCAAAGTCGCGTCCTTCAAAAAGTTGTCCTAATGTTCTTTCGATGTTATCCATCTTCTTCACCTACCTTTTATTTAGTCGTTCTTTAATTTCACGAACTTGTTCTTCGAGTGTTTGTTTTTCTTTATCTGTCATTTTATTTTCCGCTGGAGCAACTTGCTCCTTATCAAACCAATCCGGCAAAATTTCTTTTCGCGTTGATTTTTGATAATTTCGGTTGTAATTATTCGTTTTTGGTGTGGCTGGTTCTTCTTGAAGTCGTTTGTATTTCTCGTGCTCTTGCCACGCTAGATCCATTGCTTCTTTTGCTGTTTTTACATTTTTTCGTT
The sequence above is drawn from the Listeria monocytogenes genome and encodes:
- the thrS gene encoding threonine--tRNA ligase, whose product is MKITFPDGAVKEFEPGVSTADIAASISPGLKKKALAGKLNGELLDLVTPIHEDGAIEIVTPDHEDALGILRHSTAHLMAQALKRLYPDVKFGVGPAIESGFYYDIDTEAVISDESLVEIEKEMQKIVRENVPIEREVVSREEAIKRFKAIGDQYKLELIEAIPEDETVTIYTQGEFFDLCRGVHVPSTGKIQVFKLLSVAGAYWRGDSNNKMLQRIYGTAFFDKNGLKEFIQMQKEAKERDHRKLGKELDLFANSIEVGQGLPLWLPKGATIRRVIERYIVDKEERLGYNHVYTPIMANVELYKTSGHWDHYHEDMFPTMKMDNEELVLRPMNCPHHMMIYKNDIHSYRELPIRIAELGMMHRYEMSGALSGLQRVRGMTLNDAHVFVRPDQIKDEFKRVVELILEVYKDFDIKDYSFRLSYRDPKNTEKYFDDDAMWEKAQAMLKSAMDEMEMDYFEAEGEAAFYGPKLDVQVKTAIGKEETLSTVQLDFLLPERFDLTYIGEDGEKHRPVVIHRGVVSTMERFVAYLIEEYKGAFPTWLAPVQMELIPVNADAHLDYAKGVQDKLQRAGLRAEVDDRNEKLGYKIREAQTKKIPYALVLGDQEVEAGSVNVRRYGSKDSETMDLDAFIAQVVAEVSKY
- the dnaI gene encoding primosomal protein DnaI, giving the protein MDNIERTLGQLFEGRDFEKEYQGLKQQVLHYQPIQDFFKEHKEEVTEQLVNQNLSNLYEFMTQHKKFTEQEETLMPGYAPKLVLNGEFITVTYYPTKEKIEEDKRRAVERRIRSLYMPKQVVDANLADFYTDEESRQLALVEAYQFLNNYPPKSGERVKGLFIHGSFGTGKSYLLGALAKELALKGISSTLVYLPEFMREVKQSISDNTVGEKIQFAKETEVLMLDDIGAESMTAWTRDEVLGAILQFRMQEELPTFFSSNYNMDQLENHLMFAQNGTEEKLKARRIMERVRYLSKEVNLEGKNRRF